A single Bacteroidales bacterium DNA region contains:
- the proC gene encoding pyrroline-5-carboxylate reductase: MKNMKIAILGGGNLGTSLAKGLIHSKYVTYDDLIITEKRESRLAYLREMGFHVSSDNIEAVKKSTVVVTSVKPQQFSSLAGEIKEYLTPQHILVSTVTGVTFKEIEEAAGKLPMLRIMPNTALEICESMTCIAFKNTIPEQEELMNGMFARMGKTLVIPEDMMDAATVVGACGIAFALRFMRAMSQGGIEIGFNSEMSQLITAQTVKGAAQLIVETSNHPEREIDKVTTPQGITISGLNEMEHQGLSSAVIRGLITSYNKLANFNPKSPKISKD; the protein is encoded by the coding sequence ATGAAAAACATGAAAATCGCCATACTGGGTGGTGGTAACCTGGGTACATCCCTGGCCAAAGGCCTTATCCATTCGAAATATGTGACATACGATGATCTGATCATCACAGAAAAAAGGGAATCGCGCCTTGCATACCTGCGCGAAATGGGATTTCATGTTTCATCCGATAACATTGAGGCTGTAAAAAAATCGACAGTTGTTGTCACGTCCGTAAAACCCCAGCAATTCTCTTCTCTTGCCGGAGAAATAAAAGAGTACCTGACACCGCAGCATATCCTGGTATCAACGGTTACAGGGGTTACTTTTAAGGAAATCGAAGAAGCTGCCGGCAAATTACCAATGCTCCGGATCATGCCCAACACAGCCCTCGAAATTTGCGAATCGATGACCTGCATAGCCTTTAAAAATACAATTCCTGAACAGGAAGAACTGATGAACGGTATGTTTGCCCGGATGGGAAAAACGCTGGTTATTCCCGAGGATATGATGGATGCTGCAACGGTTGTGGGGGCCTGCGGAATTGCTTTCGCACTGCGCTTTATGAGAGCCATGTCGCAGGGAGGCATCGAGATCGGTTTCAACTCCGAAATGTCACAGCTGATAACGGCGCAGACAGTCAAAGGAGCCGCTCAGCTTATTGTTGAAACAAGCAATCATCCCGAAAGAGAAATCGACAAGGTGACCACACCGCAGGGAATTACAATTTCCGGTCTCAATGAAATGGAGCACCAGGGGCTTAGTTCGGCTGTGATCAGGGGCCTCATCACTTCATATAACAAACTGGCGAACTTCAATCCGAAATCGCCTAAGATCAGCAAGGATTAA
- a CDS encoding phosphoglycerate kinase produces the protein MQTIDKFNFKDKKAIVRVDFNVPLDKKTFEVTDDTRIRGALPTINKILNDGGSAILMSHLGRPDGLPQDKYSLKHVIPALQKLLGKNVKFADDCVGASAVALSSELKPGEVLLLENLRFYLEEEGKPKLPETVSDEEKKAAKDALKKKQKEFTAKLASYADCYVNDAFGTAHRAHASTALIADLFPDDKKMFGYLIVAELDAMDKVLKSSQKPFTAIMGGAKVSDKILVIENLLPRIDNLIIGGGMTYTFIKAKGGKIGNSLCEEDKLELALSILEKAKANNVKVYLPVDAVNADKFDAEATTSLSKIDQTPDGWMGLDIGEETIKIFSEVIKQSKTILWNGPMGVFEMPKFAAGTSSIAKAIADATAKGAFSLIGGGDSVAAINKNKLADKVSYVSTGGGAMLEYIEGKELPGIKAIRK, from the coding sequence ATGCAAACAATAGATAAATTTAACTTTAAAGACAAAAAAGCTATTGTTAGGGTTGATTTTAATGTTCCCCTTGATAAAAAAACATTTGAAGTAACTGACGACACCCGTATCCGCGGTGCTCTGCCTACGATCAATAAAATTCTGAACGACGGCGGCTCGGCTATTTTAATGTCACATCTCGGACGACCCGATGGCTTACCTCAGGACAAGTACTCCCTGAAGCATGTAATTCCTGCCTTGCAGAAATTGCTTGGAAAAAATGTAAAGTTTGCCGATGACTGTGTTGGCGCATCGGCTGTTGCACTTTCTTCGGAACTGAAACCCGGTGAAGTGCTTCTTCTTGAAAACCTCCGCTTCTACCTTGAGGAAGAAGGCAAACCCAAACTTCCTGAAACAGTCTCTGACGAAGAAAAAAAAGCTGCAAAGGACGCGCTCAAAAAGAAACAGAAGGAATTTACAGCTAAACTGGCTTCATACGCTGACTGCTATGTAAACGATGCTTTCGGAACTGCCCACAGGGCACACGCTTCCACAGCTCTGATCGCTGATTTGTTCCCCGATGATAAAAAGATGTTCGGATACCTGATCGTTGCCGAACTAGATGCAATGGACAAGGTGCTGAAATCCTCACAGAAACCATTCACCGCCATTATGGGAGGGGCCAAGGTTTCCGATAAAATTCTCGTTATTGAAAACCTGCTTCCCAGGATCGATAACTTGATCATTGGCGGGGGAATGACCTATACTTTCATAAAAGCCAAAGGCGGTAAAATTGGAAATTCATTATGCGAGGAAGATAAGCTCGAACTGGCTTTAAGTATACTGGAAAAGGCAAAAGCAAATAATGTAAAGGTTTACCTTCCTGTAGACGCCGTAAACGCTGATAAATTTGATGCCGAAGCAACAACTTCACTTTCAAAAATTGATCAGACTCCTGACGGCTGGATGGGACTTGATATTGGTGAGGAAACAATTAAAATTTTCAGCGAAGTCATTAAGCAGTCAAAAACCATTCTGTGGAACGGACCCATGGGCGTTTTTGAAATGCCTAAATTTGCCGCCGGAACATCCTCCATCGCAAAGGCAATTGCCGATGCCACAGCCAAGGGTGCTTTCAGCCTCATCGGTGGTGGTGACTCTGTAGCCGCTATCAATAAAAACAAACTGGCCGACAAGGTAAGTTATGTTTCGACAGGCGGTGGTGCAATGCTCGAATATATCGAAGGAAAAGAACTTCCCGGCATCAAGGCCATCAGGAAGTAA
- a CDS encoding DNA polymerase III subunit produces MFFKDIIGQKNLLSRFINTVKENRVSHAWLMFGEEGTGSLPIALAFASYILCTNRLEDDACGTCASCRKTQKYIHPDMHFVFPVNKTREVDSDSVGSDDFISYWRSFISENPYGRLTQWYNHIDLDNKQGIISTDESKRLTSKLMLKSFESDYKIVIIWHPEKMNDQASNKILKLLEEPPAQTIFMLVAENPDMLLTTIRSRCIPVKIPRITDSDMIAALRERFGIEQGSAVEVARLAEGNYLKAIEMAGDPDEINFNFLKFRDLMRSCLKNSIPEIIGHAEELSALNREKQKSFLEYGLGTVRESLALHFNEPEIVHIQNREMEFTPRFAPFITGLNISGFNKELSRAVHDIERNGNGKIIFLDLGLKLAGLIKR; encoded by the coding sequence ATGTTTTTCAAAGATATAATCGGCCAGAAAAACCTGTTAAGCCGGTTCATAAACACGGTTAAGGAAAATCGCGTAAGTCATGCATGGCTTATGTTCGGGGAGGAGGGGACCGGCTCATTGCCTATTGCTCTTGCTTTTGCTTCGTATATATTATGTACAAACCGCCTTGAGGATGATGCATGTGGCACCTGCGCCAGTTGCAGGAAGACCCAGAAATATATCCATCCTGATATGCATTTTGTTTTCCCTGTAAACAAAACGCGAGAAGTGGATTCGGATTCAGTTGGCAGTGATGATTTCATATCGTACTGGAGATCGTTTATTTCCGAAAATCCTTATGGCAGGCTTACACAATGGTACAATCATATTGACCTTGATAACAAGCAGGGGATCATCAGTACGGATGAGAGCAAACGGCTGACTTCCAAACTGATGTTGAAATCCTTTGAGTCCGATTACAAGATTGTGATCATCTGGCATCCCGAAAAAATGAATGACCAGGCATCGAATAAGATCCTGAAACTCCTTGAAGAGCCTCCTGCACAAACAATATTTATGCTAGTTGCCGAGAATCCGGATATGTTGCTGACAACCATCCGGTCACGCTGCATTCCGGTTAAAATACCCCGTATCACCGATTCTGATATGATTGCCGCTCTCCGTGAGCGATTTGGAATTGAACAGGGCAGTGCAGTTGAAGTGGCACGGCTGGCTGAGGGCAATTATCTTAAGGCTATTGAAATGGCCGGAGATCCGGATGAAATCAACTTCAATTTTTTAAAATTCCGCGATCTGATGCGAAGCTGCCTGAAAAACAGTATTCCCGAGATCATTGGTCATGCTGAAGAGTTATCCGCACTGAACAGGGAAAAACAAAAATCATTTCTTGAATACGGCCTGGGAACAGTGCGGGAAAGCCTTGCCCTTCATTTCAATGAACCTGAAATTGTCCATATCCAGAACCGTGAAATGGAATTCACTCCCCGATTCGCTCCATTCATAACCGGGTTAAACATTTCGGGTTTCAATAAGGAATTAAGCCGGGCTGTTCATGACATTGAAAGGAACGGCAACGGAAAGATTATTTTCCTGGATCTCGGCCTGAAATTGGCCGGATTAATCAAGCGATAA
- a CDS encoding LytTR family transcriptional regulator DNA-binding domain-containing protein, producing the protein MEPIKALIIDDEQLARELIKNYLKNNQDIEIIGECENGFEGALQISDCKPDLVFLDIQMPKLNGFEMLELIEDPPEIIFITAHNDFAIRAFEMNAVDYLLKPYSQERLLTAIQKATERIRSGKTSEEKITQLVHQPLTEKLERIVVKSGTKIKVIPVDKIIYLEAQDDYIMIYTDEGKHLKQGTMKYYEDHLDESKFIRVHRSYIVRMDQVVQLEPYAKDNYIIKLKNGSSLKISRNGLKNLKEKFDF; encoded by the coding sequence ATGGAACCCATTAAGGCTCTTATAATTGATGATGAACAACTGGCCAGGGAACTGATCAAGAATTACCTGAAAAATAACCAGGACATAGAAATTATCGGAGAATGTGAAAACGGTTTTGAAGGCGCACTTCAGATTTCAGATTGCAAGCCCGACCTTGTCTTTCTCGATATCCAGATGCCAAAGTTAAATGGTTTTGAGATGCTTGAACTTATTGAGGATCCTCCTGAAATCATATTTATTACAGCTCACAATGACTTTGCCATCCGCGCCTTTGAGATGAATGCGGTGGATTACCTGTTGAAGCCTTATTCGCAGGAAAGGCTGCTTACAGCCATTCAGAAAGCAACCGAAAGGATCCGGTCAGGTAAAACCTCCGAGGAGAAAATAACACAACTCGTCCATCAGCCTCTTACTGAAAAGCTTGAGAGAATTGTGGTTAAGTCAGGTACAAAAATCAAGGTGATCCCTGTCGACAAGATAATTTACCTTGAAGCACAGGATGATTATATCATGATCTATACCGATGAGGGGAAACACCTGAAACAAGGCACAATGAAATACTATGAAGACCACCTGGATGAATCGAAATTTATCCGCGTCCACCGGTCATACATTGTCCGTATGGACCAGGTAGTTCAGCTCGAACCTTATGCAAAGGATAACTACATAATCAAACTGAAAAACGGAAGTTCTCTGAAAATCAGCCGGAACGGACTGAAGAACCTTAAGGAAAAATTTGATTTCTGA
- a CDS encoding histidine kinase, translating into MQNPILSSSRTFYYYAGIWIIIMFLHSFLLLFSGRVEVITALTDSVLANLLFAAIGLGLWFPIFFSRSEDEQLLSTLINNIVGGIVAISFWLGISYFILVSLFHNNIPYIEFLRNSVPWRAGIGLLYYEVMILVYFLMIYYRNNKENQLKEAELKALVKESELKSLKSQINPHFLFNSLNSISSLTMIEPSKAQEMIIKLSEFLRYTTSHKEEKLTTLDEEIGNINRYLDIEKIRFGKRLSVKQHVESACRSMKLPGLILQPLLENAVKYGVHESTDESVIEMNCSCNSSALSVIIRNQWDPDFMSNRGEGIGLKNIRSRLRLLYNRDDLFVVRKDNNSFEVSIVFPQI; encoded by the coding sequence ATGCAAAACCCCATATTAAGCAGTAGCAGGACATTTTATTATTATGCGGGAATATGGATCATCATCATGTTCCTGCATTCTTTTCTGCTTTTATTTTCGGGCAGGGTGGAAGTAATCACCGCTCTTACGGATTCAGTTCTGGCCAATCTACTCTTTGCTGCAATCGGACTGGGGTTGTGGTTCCCCATTTTCTTCAGCCGTTCGGAGGATGAACAGCTTCTAAGCACACTCATTAATAATATCGTAGGAGGCATAGTGGCTATCAGTTTTTGGCTCGGCATCAGTTATTTCATACTGGTTTCACTGTTTCACAATAACATCCCTTATATCGAATTTCTCAGAAACTCCGTTCCGTGGCGTGCAGGTATAGGTCTTCTTTATTATGAAGTAATGATTCTTGTGTATTTCCTGATGATCTATTACAGGAATAACAAGGAAAACCAATTGAAAGAAGCTGAACTTAAAGCACTTGTCAAGGAATCAGAGCTGAAATCGCTTAAATCACAGATAAATCCTCATTTCCTCTTTAACAGTCTCAATTCGATCAGCTCCCTTACAATGATTGAACCATCCAAAGCCCAGGAAATGATTATCAAACTTTCAGAATTCCTCAGGTACACCACCTCTCATAAAGAGGAAAAACTGACAACACTCGATGAGGAAATCGGAAATATAAACCGCTACCTGGATATTGAAAAAATCCGTTTTGGCAAACGCCTCTCCGTTAAGCAGCACGTTGAATCGGCATGCAGGAGTATGAAATTGCCAGGACTTATCCTGCAGCCTCTTCTTGAAAACGCTGTGAAGTATGGTGTTCATGAAAGCACCGATGAATCGGTTATTGAAATGAACTGCAGCTGCAATTCTTCGGCATTGAGCGTTATAATCCGGAATCAATGGGATCCGGACTTCATGTCGAACAGGGGTGAAGGAATCGGTCTTAAAAATATCCGGAGCCGCCTGAGGCTCCTGTATAACCGTGATGACCTTTTTGTAGTGAGAAAGGACAATAACAGTTTTGAAGTAAGTATTGTATTTCCTCAAATCTAA
- a CDS encoding DUF5668 domain-containing protein, whose amino-acid sequence MEPRISEQRHRDHRLLLGVAIIVAGLLFLANAFGFLDYDIRRYIFRWEVVLMVLGVVFMAGHGRRSTGVVLFVIGGLLYLRDFFDFNFNFWQIFWPVIMITAGLMIILRHRLDGDYRRHGERILTGDDHIDEIALFGGGDRIVTSQQFQGGKVTTVFGGLNYNMLKAKLAPGENVIDVFCLFGGMKLIVPEGWTVKIRVMSFFGGFSDKHRFRVPETTTENGSTLIIRGTVFFGGGEIKSYFD is encoded by the coding sequence ATGGAACCAAGAATAAGTGAACAAAGACATCGCGATCACCGATTGTTGCTTGGAGTGGCCATCATTGTGGCAGGCTTATTGTTTCTTGCCAATGCTTTTGGCTTTCTCGACTATGATATCAGACGCTATATTTTCCGTTGGGAAGTTGTATTGATGGTGCTTGGCGTAGTGTTTATGGCAGGTCACGGACGCCGTTCAACCGGCGTTGTTTTATTCGTGATTGGCGGCCTGCTTTACCTGCGTGATTTTTTTGATTTTAATTTTAATTTCTGGCAAATCTTCTGGCCGGTTATTATGATTACGGCAGGTCTTATGATCATCCTGAGGCATAGGCTTGATGGCGATTACCGACGTCACGGCGAAAGAATTCTCACAGGAGATGACCATATTGATGAAATAGCCCTCTTTGGCGGCGGCGACCGGATTGTAACATCACAGCAATTTCAGGGCGGTAAAGTAACCACTGTATTTGGCGGTCTCAACTATAATATGCTTAAGGCTAAGCTGGCCCCCGGTGAAAACGTAATCGACGTGTTCTGCCTGTTTGGAGGGATGAAACTGATTGTTCCTGAAGGATGGACAGTGAAAATTCGTGTCATGTCATTCTTTGGCGGTTTCAGTGACAAACACCGATTCAGGGTTCCTGAGACAACAACTGAAAACGGATCGACTTTAATCATCAGGGGAACCGTTTTCTTTGGCGGTGGTGAAATAAAGAGCTATTTTGACTGA
- the gpmA gene encoding 2,3-diphosphoglycerate-dependent phosphoglycerate mutase: MYKIVLLRHGESTWNKENRFTGWTDVDLSEKGMEEAKNAGKVMKEAGYEFDVAYVSVLKRALRTLWLALEEMDLLWIPWIKTWRLNERHYGALQGLNKAETAALHGEEKVKIWRRSYDVPPPALEKTDPRYPGNLPAYKNLPAKDIPTTECLKDTVDRFLPYWHETIVPAVKSGKKVLIAAHGNSLRALVKYLDNMTEDAIIELNIPTGTPLVYELDNDLKPIRHYYLGDQDAIKKAMDSVANQGKAK; encoded by the coding sequence ATGTATAAAATAGTATTGTTACGGCACGGTGAAAGCACCTGGAACAAGGAAAACCGTTTTACAGGCTGGACTGATGTGGACCTGAGCGAAAAAGGAATGGAAGAGGCCAAAAATGCCGGCAAGGTTATGAAAGAAGCCGGTTATGAATTCGATGTAGCCTATGTTTCCGTTTTGAAAAGAGCGTTACGGACATTGTGGCTTGCCCTTGAAGAAATGGATTTGCTTTGGATTCCCTGGATTAAAACATGGCGTCTTAACGAGAGACATTATGGGGCCCTGCAGGGCTTAAATAAGGCCGAAACTGCCGCTCTTCACGGAGAAGAAAAAGTTAAAATATGGAGGCGTAGTTATGATGTTCCTCCTCCCGCACTCGAGAAAACAGACCCCCGTTACCCGGGAAATCTTCCTGCTTATAAAAATCTTCCTGCGAAGGATATTCCTACAACTGAATGTCTGAAAGATACAGTTGACAGATTCCTGCCCTATTGGCACGAAACCATCGTTCCTGCTGTTAAATCAGGTAAGAAAGTATTGATTGCCGCTCACGGAAACAGTCTGAGAGCCCTTGTAAAATACCTCGATAACATGACTGAAGATGCCATTATCGAATTAAACATTCCTACAGGTACTCCTCTCGTTTATGAGCTCGACAACGATCTGAAACCGATAAGGCATTATTACCTCGGCGACCAGGATGCCATTAAGAAAGCAATGGATTCCGTTGCCAACCAGGGAAAAGCAAAATAA
- a CDS encoding heavy metal-associated domain-containing protein translates to MEQIKVKVGGMNCNHCKINVENGLKRISGIDTAIADIINGEVTIKGDQIELGKVQNAIEDLGYFYDGILAR, encoded by the coding sequence ATGGAACAAATAAAAGTAAAAGTCGGCGGAATGAATTGCAATCATTGCAAAATCAATGTTGAAAACGGACTCAAAAGGATTTCTGGAATTGACACCGCCATTGCTGATATTATTAACGGCGAAGTAACCATTAAGGGTGACCAGATTGAACTGGGTAAAGTTCAGAATGCGATTGAAGATCTGGGCTACTTTTATGACGGCATTCTTGCCAGATGA
- a CDS encoding cation diffusion facilitator family transporter has product MSHDHHHHHHHHDNVSAGNDLQKRKLIWSTVLNLVISVAEIIGGIVSNSLALVSDALHNLGDTSALFIAYLATLISHKNNSEKKTFGYKRIEILAALLNAIILAVIIVYLFIEAVRRIGHPEPIKGLIMFVVAVIGFFANLISVMLLRKNARTSINIKAAYLHLLGDTVSSVVVIVCAILIYFFKVYWIDPVVTFLLGIYLLRETFLIVKESVDILMQSTPHGLDLNEVKSALESIPEIDNIHHVHAWNLNDQDIQFECHIDLRSDLRVSETEMLQHQVRKILLNKFKIDHVTVQYEYNCCEDKNMIHSR; this is encoded by the coding sequence ATGAGTCATGATCATCACCATCATCACCACCATCACGATAATGTAAGTGCAGGTAACGATCTGCAAAAAAGAAAGCTAATCTGGTCAACTGTGCTAAACCTCGTTATTTCAGTGGCTGAAATAATCGGGGGAATTGTTTCAAACAGCCTTGCCCTTGTTTCAGATGCGCTGCATAACCTGGGAGACACTTCCGCGTTATTCATTGCTTACCTGGCCACCCTGATCAGCCATAAAAATAACAGTGAAAAAAAGACTTTCGGCTATAAGCGGATTGAGATCCTTGCCGCCCTGCTCAATGCCATTATCCTCGCAGTCATTATTGTTTACCTTTTTATTGAAGCGGTACGTCGTATCGGGCACCCCGAGCCCATAAAAGGTTTAATCATGTTCGTGGTGGCCGTTATTGGTTTCTTTGCAAACCTGATCTCGGTGATGCTCTTACGAAAAAACGCCCGCACAAGTATTAACATTAAAGCAGCTTACCTGCACCTTCTTGGTGATACGGTTTCATCAGTAGTTGTAATAGTTTGCGCCATTCTTATCTACTTTTTTAAAGTGTACTGGATTGACCCGGTTGTTACTTTTCTTCTGGGCATCTATCTTTTAAGGGAGACCTTTCTTATTGTTAAAGAAAGCGTGGACATCCTGATGCAGTCAACCCCTCATGGCCTTGATCTGAATGAAGTGAAATCCGCACTTGAATCCATACCTGAAATCGATAATATTCACCATGTACATGCCTGGAACCTGAATGACCAGGATATTCAGTTTGAATGTCATATCGACCTCAGATCAGACCTCAGGGTAAGCGAAACCGAAATGCTTCAGCACCAGGTTAGAAAAATTCTGTTGAACAAATTTAAAATCGATCATGTTACTGTTCAGTATGAGTATAACTGTTGTGAAGATAAAAATATGATTCACAGCAGATAA
- the lgt gene encoding prolipoprotein diacylglyceryl transferase, protein MSLNYVIWNVTPQIVDFGKFEVRYYSLLFALGFVLGYIILLRIFKKQGLTVELLDRLTVYMVLSTIIGARLGHCLFYEFDYYIHHPLEIILPWRGTIGDDFEFTGFQGLASHGAAIGILIGIYLFSRKTKSAYLWTMDMIVIVTALAGCCIRTGNLMNSEIYGNPTKTAHGFVFTNDLSRVLMHRYEGTIDNVSFTKSDSLNFPATKGVPLLVNIEFSKKVKDVARVEKFGKYQLAEDMKRFNYDNNVFLINGDSVNYKVENRDRKLWLTATIGGLPRYPTQIYEAVSYLLIFFILLGIFYALGNKRKDGFIFGVFLVLLFTARFLIEFIKQNQENFEDAMAINMGQLLSIPFVMAGIALIIWKWPKSKEAA, encoded by the coding sequence ATGTCTTTAAACTATGTGATCTGGAATGTAACTCCTCAGATTGTTGACTTTGGCAAATTTGAGGTAAGGTATTACAGCCTTCTTTTTGCTCTTGGTTTTGTTTTAGGATACATAATCCTTCTGCGGATTTTCAAGAAACAGGGATTGACAGTTGAATTACTCGACAGGCTTACAGTTTACATGGTTTTAAGTACAATTATCGGTGCCCGGTTGGGCCATTGTCTTTTTTATGAATTCGACTATTACATACATCATCCCCTTGAAATAATCCTGCCCTGGAGAGGTACAATAGGTGACGATTTTGAATTTACCGGATTCCAGGGACTGGCCAGTCACGGCGCTGCTATAGGCATCCTCATCGGTATTTACCTGTTCTCCAGAAAAACAAAATCGGCTTACCTCTGGACAATGGACATGATCGTTATTGTTACTGCACTTGCGGGATGCTGTATCCGTACAGGTAACCTGATGAATTCGGAAATATATGGAAACCCCACCAAAACAGCACATGGTTTTGTATTTACAAACGACCTGTCAAGAGTTCTCATGCACCGGTATGAAGGCACCATCGATAATGTGTCGTTCACTAAGTCAGATTCCTTAAACTTTCCGGCTACAAAGGGTGTTCCACTCCTTGTGAATATTGAATTCTCCAAAAAAGTTAAAGACGTCGCAAGGGTTGAGAAATTTGGCAAATACCAGCTTGCAGAAGACATGAAACGGTTTAATTATGATAACAACGTTTTCCTGATTAACGGCGATTCCGTTAATTATAAGGTCGAAAACCGTGACCGGAAATTATGGCTTACGGCAACTATCGGCGGATTACCCAGGTATCCGACCCAAATTTATGAAGCGGTCAGCTATCTTCTGATTTTTTTCATCCTGTTAGGCATATTTTATGCTCTTGGAAACAAAAGAAAAGATGGATTTATTTTCGGGGTATTCCTCGTTCTGTTATTCACAGCCCGGTTCTTAATTGAATTTATCAAGCAGAACCAGGAAAACTTTGAAGATGCTATGGCGATTAATATGGGACAGTTGTTAAGCATACCCTTTGTTATGGCAGGCATAGCATTAATTATATGGAAATGGCCTAAATCAAAGGAAGCAGCATGA
- a CDS encoding Ig-like domain-containing protein, producing the protein MRNSLVITAILVLLFQGCAKIGQPTGGPKDVYPPEFIGSNPPNHSVNFSGDQVDIEFNEFIQLKDQNKEILVSPPMKEKPLIRVRDKSIRVTFNEELQPQSTYTLNFGKSLSDLNEGNLLPDFEYVVSTGSSIDSLSVTGTVTDAFTLKAGKDVQMLVMLYENLSDSAPLIEIPKYYGRANENGLFAVNNIHPDTFRVIALQDANNNLMYDPGIENIAFLDSFLVINSSNVHRETFIKDTVKIITDVEKPLRKNKQDTTRADTIIAPGKVLNAVSITLNSFIEENSKVFITARERKLENKFMFSFNRPLFDSLQIQPLNFRASRDWIIPEPSVTGDTIDFWVKDTVTARMDTFLLRLTYTTTDSTGSLYSRSDTIKLRKSAGEKGERGGRRRNRDNEKEENAKTLILNALLSGRSTHDLNSPLRILSSTPVESIQPDSIVFLKKSDTVFVATDFKIEKEGLRKVKITNRWDESTQYKILLKPGSIRDIYGFTNDSTDISFSTQSVDYYGNILLTLSSSVYPIIVQVTNEKGYVVRTAVARHDGLITFDFMPPGKYGFKAIYDRNDNGQWDTGNYLKHIQPEKVYIAASPQELRSNWDMETSWTIPSK; encoded by the coding sequence ATGCGAAACAGTTTAGTCATAACAGCCATACTTGTTTTACTTTTTCAGGGATGTGCTAAAATAGGACAACCGACCGGTGGTCCGAAGGATGTTTATCCACCTGAGTTCATAGGGAGTAACCCACCCAACCATTCAGTGAATTTTTCAGGCGATCAGGTTGATATTGAATTCAACGAGTTCATCCAGCTGAAAGATCAGAATAAGGAAATCCTTGTATCACCTCCTATGAAGGAAAAACCGCTGATCAGGGTAAGGGATAAGTCCATCCGGGTTACCTTCAATGAAGAATTACAACCACAATCGACGTATACTCTTAATTTCGGAAAATCATTATCTGATTTGAATGAAGGTAACCTTCTTCCCGATTTCGAATATGTTGTATCAACCGGGAGCAGTATTGATTCTCTCTCAGTTACCGGAACAGTCACAGATGCTTTTACCCTTAAGGCGGGCAAAGATGTACAGATGCTTGTGATGTTATATGAAAATCTTTCAGATTCGGCTCCTTTGATAGAAATTCCCAAATACTACGGCAGGGCTAATGAAAATGGCTTGTTTGCCGTAAATAATATTCATCCGGATACATTCAGGGTGATTGCCTTACAGGATGCCAATAATAACCTGATGTACGATCCGGGAATTGAAAACATTGCTTTCCTGGATTCATTCCTGGTTATAAATTCATCAAACGTTCACAGAGAAACCTTTATAAAGGACACGGTTAAAATTATAACCGATGTCGAAAAACCTCTCAGGAAGAACAAACAGGACACCACTCGTGCCGATACAATTATAGCACCCGGTAAAGTGCTTAATGCAGTAAGTATTACTCTGAACTCATTTATTGAAGAAAACAGCAAAGTTTTCATAACGGCCCGCGAGAGAAAATTGGAGAATAAATTTATGTTCAGCTTTAACCGGCCTTTGTTCGACAGCCTTCAGATTCAGCCTCTCAATTTCAGAGCATCAAGGGACTGGATCATTCCTGAACCTTCTGTAACAGGAGATACTATTGATTTCTGGGTAAAAGATACAGTAACGGCCCGGATGGATACGTTTCTTCTCAGGCTTACTTACACTACAACGGATTCGACCGGAAGCCTTTACTCCAGATCAGACACGATAAAGCTTCGTAAATCAGCAGGCGAAAAAGGAGAAAGAGGAGGCAGAAGACGAAACCGGGATAATGAAAAAGAAGAAAATGCAAAAACCCTGATCCTCAATGCTCTTCTTTCAGGCAGAAGTACACATGATCTGAACAGTCCGCTGAGAATTTTGTCATCTACGCCGGTTGAGTCGATTCAACCAGACAGTATCGTTTTTTTGAAAAAATCGGATACAGTTTTTGTCGCGACTGATTTTAAGATCGAAAAGGAAGGCCTCAGGAAAGTAAAAATTACCAATCGCTGGGATGAATCAACCCAGTACAAAATATTACTAAAGCCGGGCAGCATCAGAGACATTTACGGATTCACGAATGACTCAACCGATATCAGCTTTTCAACCCAATCGGTTGATTACTACGGCAATATATTGCTTACTTTGAGTAGTTCGGTTTATCCCATAATTGTTCAGGTAACCAATGAAAAAGGATATGTGGTCCGCACCGCTGTTGCCCGGCATGACGGATTGATCACATTTGACTTCATGCCTCCAGGGAAATATGGCTTCAAGGCCATATATGACAGGAATGACAATGGCCAATGGGATACAGGGAATTACCTGAAGCATATTCAGCCTGAAAAGGTATATATTGCAGCATCACCGCAGGAATTACGATCAAACTGGGACATGGAAACTTCGTGGACGATACCTTCTAAATAA